In a genomic window of Gossypium arboreum isolate Shixiya-1 chromosome 9, ASM2569848v2, whole genome shotgun sequence:
- the LOC108456945 gene encoding KH domain-containing protein At4g18375 — MGESGKRNRGQRDNDGDSRNQKRRLNDRDDKSNNELVVYRILCPDEVIGSVIGKGGKVINSIRQETRAKVKVVDPYPGSKYRVITIYCFVKEKEEIEVEDEFYNKGPLCASQDALLRVHTVVANAIAVMGDSEKKRTDKYREECQILVPSSQSSNIIGKAGSTIKKLRGKTRANIKVTAKDAGDPSHSCAMDFDNFVQITGEPEAVKKALFAVSAIMYKFSPREEIPLETTVAEAPPAQSIIIPSDVPIYPPGGLYPNPDPVLPSRSVPPILGAAHVSDLQGYGDTGSTWPVYSSALPLVSGFSGASRSEELIVRVLCPFDKIGRVIGRAGSTIKSIRQASGARIDVDDTKADRDDCIITVIATESPDDLKSMAVEAVLLLQGKINDEDHETVTMRLLVPSKVIGCIIGKGGSIINEIRKRTKADVRISKKDKPKCADANDELVEVAGEVSSVRDALIQIVLRLRDDVLKEKDGGHNPSVGADALYSGGASLSVSSLLSSVPPVATLAFDQRAESGSDLGVLSSSSLYGYGTLPMGENGYGSMPSYSSKLYGGLPASSTLEILIPSNAVGKVMGKGGLNLANIRKLSGAMIEISESKSSRGERVALITGTPQQKREAENLIQAFIMAT, encoded by the exons GGGAGTGTCATTGGTAAAGGTGGTAAAGTCATAAATTCGATTAGGCAAGAGACGAGGGCAAAGGTTAAGGTGGTTGATCCATACCCTGGTTCTAAGTATAGGGTTATTACGATATATTGTTTTGTTAAGGAGAAGGAAGAAATTGAGGTAGAGGATGAATTCTATAACAAAGGGCCTTTATGTGCTTCTCAAGATGCTCTGCTTCGAGTTCACACTGTGGTTGCAAATGCCATTGCTGTCATGGGGGATTCTGAAAAGAAACGGACAGATAAATACAGGGAGGAATGCCAAATTCTTGTCCCATCTAGCCAATCTTCTAACATCATTGGGAAGGCGGGTTCAACTATTAAGAAACTGAGGGGCAAGACTCGGGCCAACATTAAAGTTACTGCTAAGGATGCTGGTGATCCAAGTCATTCTTGTGCCATGGATTTTGACAACTTCGTTCAG ATAACTGGTGAACCGGAGGCTGTTAAGAAAGCACTTTTTGCTGTTTCTGCAATCATGTACAAGTTCAGTCCCAGAGAAGAAATCCCTCTTGAGACAACAGTGGCAGAAGCTCCTCCAGCTCAAAGTATCATTATCCCATCAGATGTTCCTATTTATCCTCCAGGTGGCTTATATCCGAATCCAGATCCTGTTCTTCCTTCTAGATCAGTTCCACCTATATTGGGTGCTGCACATGTGTCAGATCTTCAGGGATATGGTGATACAGGGAGTACCTGGCCCGTGTACTCATCTGCTCTTCCCCTTGTTTCGGGGTTTTCTGGTGCCTCCCGATCTGAAGAGTTGATAGTCAGAGTACTCTGCCCATTTGACAAGATTGGGCGTGTCATTGGAAGGGCAGGGAGTACTATCAAAAGTATAAGGCAGGCAAGTGGTGCTCGTATCGACGTTGATGATACAAAGGCTGATCGCGATGACTGTATTATAACTGTAATAGCTACAGAG TCACCTGATGATTTAAAATCCATGGCTGTTGAAGCTGTTCTATTGCTGCAAGGGAAGATTAATGATGAAGATCATGAAACTGTAACTATGAGGCTCCTCGTTCCATCTAAAGTTATTGGTTGTATTATTGGAAAAGGTGGTTCTATTATAAATGAAATTCGGAAGAGAACTAAAGCTGATGTACGTATATCAAAAAAGGATAAGCCGAAGTGCGCTGATGCCAATGATGAGCTTGTTGAG GTTGCTGGAGAAGTTAGTAGTGTTAGAGATGCACTTATACAGATTGTTCTAAGGCTCCGAGATGATGTTTTGAAAGAAAAAGATGGTGGTCATAACCCTTCTGTAGGTGCTGATGCTCTCTACTCGGGTGGTGCAAGTCTTTCAGTATCATCTCTCTTGTCTTCTGTTCCTCCAGTTGCTACTTTGGCTTTTGATCAAAGGGCTGAAAGTGGAAGTGACCTTGGTGTTCTTTCTTCAAGCAGCCTCTATGGATATGGAACCCTGCCA ATGGGGGAAAACGGCTATGGGTCCATGCCCTCATATTCATCGAAGCTCTATGGAGG CTTGCCTGCATCTTCAACTCTTGAAATATTGATCCCTTCAAATGCAGTCGGTAAAGTGATGGGCAAAGGAGGGCTCAATTTAGCCAACATAAGAAAG TTATCCGGGGCAATGATTGAAATTTCTGAATCCAAATCCTCTCGAGGGGAACGTGTAGCTCTTATAACTGGCACTCCACAGCAGAAGCGTGAAGCTGAAAACTTGATTCAAGCATTTATAATGGCTACTTGA